From the Desulfomonilaceae bacterium genome, one window contains:
- a CDS encoding sigma 54-interacting transcriptional regulator, giving the protein MPMGTINLSNEELAILCRFMGFPDFFSVDWLTVSHDLLPSRLISVISFLEKRRWISVNSERLYEWTPKFPREEILNEIPALEMSRYYREALNTLIEHLPKCGESSLRLAKQCLLAGIQKTDVDIIFEAAIFHERSHNIRSAIELYDHLLCFARDLIFDKKDENSSDLCQIFIKSVERRASLSLFHPNLKKVYHFLGLALDLAVSIGDVRSEAALQLLIGQNCWMSFQYDNALNHFHLGWMIINKIDDDELRKRGLKLQGLSYWIRGELSKAIQAYEASLGELELVAVEDFSLLTALSLTLCYSQLGMPQRGLGLSETIYNQAMKNENWPIAAYALITTGTILLQIEQRKNSYNYFSMALELSAREGIPMVEVIAGLGLSDLECLEGNFDKAAEYFKVLWKIPKSSWYHALNISHTYEAGFLLYRKGISPVELNPVIHYLSEITKEQTSPLAYGIVRRMQIKHLEEDKSPKEKLMALLELENYVEQMGPTLDLAKIRIDIARIYLQINNWQQAENYGKKAWEFLKPIGRGAFPSDLEHLIPHENEPSEDLFFDFLTEMSVALANQENLEQLLANIITSISRLTGAERTAIFIKNRISHTIDLAASRNLIKENIIDESFREAMEIIESTIDTADSQTTWYEINKCEAHTPRRAIVIPLMIGHKAIGVLYQDSRFFSFDTNSCRIKMLSPLASLVAICMDRFHAYEKIDNLNKRLALGNRHSKSEKEEVQPLEEILGDSDSIIKLHGLIRKVAPTQSTVLIYGETGVGKELVARAIHRESLVRKGPFIRVNCAALPDTLIDSELFGHEKGSFTGAIRTKPGRFELANKGTIFLDEVSELPLSTQRRLLRILQEKEFQRVGGTATLHSDFRLVAATNKNLKEEIDQKRFRADLFFRINVFPINVIPLRERKKDVPLLAEHFLKHFCAKYNKSYPGISDSEMEKLEAYSWPGNIRELSNVIEQSVILGESQIGFPDQGIYEDLKTQDNLLMDMKEMERAHITKALKRANGKIGGRNGASTILGLKRTTLIHRMKKLGIAVQKNPS; this is encoded by the coding sequence ATGCCTATGGGGACTATTAATCTTTCAAACGAAGAATTAGCGATACTTTGCAGGTTTATGGGCTTTCCTGATTTTTTCTCTGTGGATTGGTTAACCGTATCTCATGATCTACTCCCTTCAAGATTAATTTCAGTAATCTCATTTCTTGAAAAGCGGCGATGGATTTCCGTGAACTCGGAGCGACTTTACGAGTGGACACCAAAATTCCCACGAGAAGAAATCTTAAATGAAATTCCGGCGCTGGAAATGTCTAGATATTACCGTGAAGCATTAAACACACTCATAGAACATTTGCCCAAATGTGGAGAAAGCTCGTTGAGGCTTGCCAAACAATGCCTATTAGCAGGAATTCAGAAAACCGATGTCGATATAATTTTTGAAGCGGCCATATTTCATGAAAGAAGTCACAACATCCGCTCAGCCATTGAACTGTATGATCACCTGTTATGCTTCGCTAGAGACCTCATTTTCGATAAGAAGGACGAGAACTCCTCTGACCTGTGTCAGATATTTATCAAGTCAGTCGAACGGCGTGCGTCCCTTTCTCTGTTTCACCCCAATCTTAAAAAGGTCTATCATTTTCTCGGTCTAGCTTTAGATCTCGCCGTAAGCATCGGGGATGTCCGATCAGAGGCAGCGTTACAACTATTGATTGGTCAAAACTGCTGGATGTCGTTTCAATATGATAATGCCTTGAACCATTTTCATCTCGGTTGGATGATTATCAATAAAATAGACGACGACGAATTGCGTAAGAGAGGCCTTAAGTTACAGGGATTATCGTATTGGATTCGTGGTGAGTTGTCAAAAGCGATACAAGCTTATGAAGCTTCGTTGGGAGAACTGGAATTAGTGGCAGTCGAAGATTTTTCCCTTCTTACCGCTCTCAGCTTAACCCTCTGTTACAGCCAATTAGGCATGCCTCAGCGAGGACTGGGTCTTTCCGAAACCATTTACAATCAAGCCATGAAAAACGAAAACTGGCCAATTGCAGCCTACGCCTTGATTACCACAGGAACAATTCTTCTTCAAATCGAACAGAGAAAAAACAGCTACAACTACTTTTCGATGGCCCTGGAATTATCAGCCAGGGAAGGGATCCCTATGGTAGAGGTTATTGCCGGCCTTGGTCTATCAGATCTTGAATGTTTGGAAGGTAATTTCGACAAGGCAGCGGAATATTTCAAAGTCCTTTGGAAAATTCCCAAATCGAGTTGGTATCACGCACTCAACATTTCACACACTTATGAAGCGGGCTTCCTGTTATACAGGAAGGGGATCTCACCGGTTGAGCTAAACCCCGTAATACATTATCTCAGTGAGATTACTAAGGAGCAAACAAGCCCACTTGCCTATGGAATAGTCCGTAGGATGCAGATCAAACATTTGGAGGAAGACAAATCACCAAAAGAGAAATTGATGGCTCTTTTAGAACTTGAGAATTACGTCGAACAAATGGGACCAACTTTAGATCTGGCCAAAATAAGGATAGACATTGCCAGGATCTATCTCCAGATTAATAACTGGCAGCAGGCTGAAAATTATGGCAAAAAGGCGTGGGAATTTCTTAAACCTATCGGAAGAGGGGCCTTTCCGTCAGACCTGGAACATCTGATTCCGCACGAGAATGAACCCAGTGAGGATTTATTTTTCGACTTTCTCACAGAAATGAGTGTGGCGTTGGCGAACCAAGAGAATTTAGAACAGCTCTTGGCAAATATTATAACTTCCATATCAAGGCTGACGGGAGCCGAGCGGACCGCCATTTTCATAAAAAACAGGATTTCTCATACAATTGATTTAGCAGCTTCAAGAAATCTCATTAAAGAAAATATCATCGATGAGAGTTTCAGGGAAGCCATGGAAATTATTGAATCTACTATAGATACCGCTGATAGCCAAACGACCTGGTATGAAATAAACAAATGTGAAGCCCACACTCCTCGCCGTGCAATCGTTATCCCTCTTATGATAGGCCACAAGGCCATTGGAGTCCTTTACCAAGACAGCCGTTTCTTCTCGTTTGACACAAACTCTTGCAGAATAAAAATGTTGTCACCTTTAGCTTCTCTGGTTGCAATATGCATGGATCGCTTCCACGCCTATGAGAAGATTGACAATCTCAACAAAAGACTCGCTTTGGGAAATAGGCATTCCAAAAGCGAAAAAGAAGAGGTTCAGCCCTTAGAAGAAATCTTAGGGGACAGCGATTCTATTATTAAACTCCACGGTCTTATACGTAAAGTTGCGCCTACTCAATCAACTGTTCTCATTTATGGGGAGACGGGTGTAGGTAAAGAGCTTGTAGCCAGAGCGATACACCGCGAGAGTTTAGTGAGAAAAGGCCCGTTTATAAGAGTCAATTGCGCTGCCCTTCCAGATACTTTGATAGATAGCGAACTTTTCGGCCATGAAAAAGGTTCCTTTACTGGAGCGATCAGGACTAAGCCGGGACGGTTCGAACTGGCAAACAAGGGTACTATTTTCCTGGATGAAGTCTCTGAGTTACCGCTCTCAACCCAGCGCAGATTACTTCGAATATTGCAAGAGAAGGAATTTCAAAGAGTCGGGGGAACAGCTACGCTTCATTCTGACTTTCGCCTTGTAGCCGCAACGAATAAGAACCTCAAAGAGGAGATTGATCAGAAAAGATTTAGGGCAGACCTTTTTTTTCGCATCAATGTTTTCCCAATAAACGTAATACCATTGAGGGAAAGGAAAAAGGACGTACCCCTACTTGCGGAACATTTTCTGAAACATTTTTGCGCTAAGTACAACAAGAGTTACCCGGGGATTAGTGACTCTGAAATGGAAAAATTAGAGGCTTATTCATGGCCGGGAAACATAAGAGAACTCTCAAATGTAATAGAACAATCGGTCATTTTAGGTGAGTCTCAAATAGGTTTCCCAGATCAGGGAATTTATGAAGACCTAAAGACTCAGGATAATTTACTGATGGATATGAAAGAGATGGAAAGGGCCCATATAACCAAAGCACTAAAAAGGGCCAACGGAAAGATCGGTGGGCGGAACGGCGCATCGACCATTTTGGGCCTCAAAAGGACGACCCTAATCCATAGAATGAAAAAACTCGGGATCGCGGTACAAAAGAACCCATCGTAG
- a CDS encoding AarF/UbiB family protein, which produces MVLPIKTAHLKRYRDIALLLVRYGFYDIARKTGLDKMLEKSQREASRVTLEGEELARDLETLGPTFVKLGQFLSTRPDILPREYVDALGRLQSEVKGFPFEQAQETVKAELGTEVSVAFKEFDPEPIAAASIGQVHRALTLDGRTVVVKVQRPNIRETVMTDLEVIGAIAGFVQKNTEIGELYGVDDMFQEFNSSMLRELDYLQEMRNLITLRKNLQEFNNIVVPIPIEALTTQRILTMGFIEGTKITLLSDSIQPSLDRTLLLEDTFRAYLKQILVDGFFHADPHPGNLVLTKDGRIGILDLGMVARITPGMREKLIRFLVAMSNGEPEDAARIAASIGEKMDNFDASKYYRRTVELIFRYGNTTLGQIQMGKLILEFTSVARECGIRVPKDLAMLGKTILQLDQVAAALDPDFDPNSSLRKYAGQIMLQYLTGRVTVGNVISGIWEFKDSISNLPKSLSSVLEQMAINRFQVKVDLLDENRFVGGMQKIANRITLGLLLASLIIGAGLMARLPTTFQILGYPAIAIIFFLIASAGAVILILHILIYDEKPKKLKKK; this is translated from the coding sequence ATGGTTCTTCCCATAAAGACAGCTCATCTCAAGCGATATAGAGACATTGCCTTGCTACTGGTGAGATACGGCTTCTACGATATCGCGAGGAAAACCGGTCTCGACAAGATGCTTGAAAAAAGCCAACGCGAGGCATCCAGAGTAACATTGGAAGGGGAAGAACTGGCCAGGGACCTTGAGACCTTGGGGCCGACTTTCGTGAAGCTGGGACAATTTCTTTCTACCAGACCCGATATACTTCCTCGAGAATACGTTGACGCTTTAGGGCGTCTTCAAAGCGAGGTCAAAGGTTTCCCTTTCGAGCAGGCTCAGGAGACTGTAAAGGCCGAGTTGGGAACAGAAGTTTCAGTGGCGTTCAAGGAATTTGACCCAGAACCCATTGCAGCCGCTTCCATCGGTCAGGTCCATCGCGCTCTGACTCTCGACGGCCGGACCGTGGTCGTCAAGGTGCAAAGGCCAAACATCCGGGAAACTGTTATGACTGACCTGGAAGTAATTGGCGCTATCGCCGGGTTTGTCCAAAAAAATACCGAGATCGGTGAGTTGTATGGTGTCGATGACATGTTTCAGGAATTCAATAGCAGCATGTTGCGCGAACTCGACTACTTGCAGGAAATGAGAAATTTGATCACCCTTAGGAAAAACCTTCAGGAATTTAATAACATCGTGGTCCCCATTCCAATTGAAGCGCTTACTACCCAACGAATTCTGACAATGGGTTTCATAGAGGGTACAAAGATAACGCTATTGTCCGATTCCATCCAACCCAGCCTTGACCGGACTCTGTTACTGGAAGACACCTTTCGGGCATATTTGAAACAAATCCTGGTTGACGGCTTCTTTCACGCGGATCCCCATCCTGGCAATCTTGTGCTTACGAAGGATGGCCGAATCGGGATACTGGATCTGGGAATGGTGGCTCGGATTACGCCCGGGATGAGGGAAAAGCTGATACGATTTCTGGTTGCCATGAGCAACGGTGAACCTGAAGATGCGGCTCGCATCGCCGCTTCAATTGGCGAGAAGATGGACAACTTCGACGCATCCAAGTACTATCGTCGTACGGTTGAACTCATTTTCCGATACGGTAATACAACTCTGGGACAAATTCAGATGGGGAAGTTGATTCTTGAGTTCACGAGTGTGGCCAGGGAATGCGGAATAAGGGTCCCAAAGGATCTTGCTATGCTCGGCAAGACAATTCTGCAACTGGACCAGGTCGCCGCGGCCCTGGACCCTGACTTCGACCCCAATTCCAGCTTACGTAAATATGCTGGACAGATTATGCTTCAGTATCTAACCGGCCGTGTCACTGTTGGCAATGTTATTTCGGGAATTTGGGAATTTAAGGATTCGATTAGCAACCTGCCCAAGTCTTTAAGCTCCGTGCTGGAGCAAATGGCCATTAACAGGTTCCAGGTAAAAGTTGACCTGCTTGATGAAAACAGATTTGTAGGTGGAATGCAAAAAATTGCCAACAGAATCACTTTAGGATTATTGTTGGCGTCCCTAATCATCGGAGCCGGATTAATGGCGCGGCTACCTACCACTTTTCAGATTCTGGGCTATCCTGCCATAGCAATCATATTTTTTCTTATAGCTTCGGCGGGAGCCGTCATCCTGATACTACACATTTTAATTTACGACGAAAAACCCAAAAAACTGAAAAAGAAATGA